A single window of Vibrio gazogenes DNA harbors:
- the ppiD gene encoding peptidylprolyl isomerase has protein sequence MMDRLREGVNSIAIKIILGLIILSFVFAGVSSYLVGGGNDAAAKVGGTKISRAEFEQAYQNERNRMQSQLGDYFSNLLADPSYVASFRRSVLDKMVNDVLLEQHAEALGLRISDEQVRQAIVDMPQFQSDGKFDQDIYQTALRRAGFSPDSFATFLRSDLLRNQLLTAVQSSDFTLNGEVDAQAALFAQKREIRTIKLATDDYAKKIQLSDEDLNAYYKSHEDNFMRPEQFKISYLELSADKLKSSIKVTDDEAEKYYQDHADQYSTKAQRKVSHILVKDEKQADALLKQLQDGADFSKLAKEDSQDPGSASKGGELDWFEKGVMDPAFEKAAFALKKVGDLSGVVKSNFGYHIIKLDAMKPAQVKPFTAIKDDVIASIRDERALDRFYQLQNDLEKVAFESPDSLDEAAKAIQEKVHTTDFVSLTDLPEILRAAPVQKALNNPEVKNEGLNSSVVEVAPEDVVVVRIEDSRPETLLPFDTVKAQVVEALSQVKAEQQTEAIAEKVLAGLKQGDMTALKKNQLKFGELTMIDRSSPLARSVFAMQKPQDGQAVYGQTKDRQGNIVLVELTKVESTTDKQLTQQLAVQMQRLNRQQDLTGLLNILREQADIKYYIATQ, from the coding sequence TTTGCGGGAGTCAGTAGCTACCTTGTCGGTGGTGGTAATGATGCAGCAGCAAAGGTTGGAGGCACGAAAATAAGCCGGGCGGAATTCGAGCAAGCTTATCAAAATGAGCGGAACCGAATGCAATCACAATTAGGTGATTACTTCTCGAACCTGCTTGCTGATCCGAGTTATGTGGCATCTTTCCGCCGTTCTGTATTAGATAAAATGGTGAATGATGTTCTACTTGAACAACATGCTGAAGCATTAGGCTTAAGAATTAGTGATGAACAAGTTCGTCAGGCTATAGTAGACATGCCGCAATTCCAGTCAGATGGTAAATTTGATCAAGATATTTATCAGACTGCATTGCGCAGGGCTGGTTTTTCTCCTGATTCTTTTGCAACATTCTTAAGAAGTGATTTATTACGTAATCAACTTCTGACAGCAGTTCAATCGAGTGACTTTACTTTGAACGGTGAAGTGGATGCTCAGGCCGCATTATTTGCGCAGAAACGAGAAATCAGAACGATTAAACTTGCCACGGATGACTATGCGAAGAAGATTCAGCTTAGTGACGAAGATTTGAATGCATATTACAAATCTCATGAAGACAATTTCATGCGTCCGGAGCAATTTAAAATCTCCTACCTTGAACTTTCAGCAGACAAACTGAAGTCATCAATCAAAGTGACTGATGATGAAGCTGAAAAATATTATCAGGATCACGCAGATCAATATTCAACCAAAGCACAGCGTAAAGTCAGTCATATCCTGGTGAAAGATGAGAAGCAGGCCGATGCTTTACTAAAACAGCTGCAAGATGGTGCTGATTTCTCAAAACTGGCAAAAGAGGATTCTCAGGATCCGGGAAGTGCTAGTAAGGGAGGTGAACTGGATTGGTTTGAAAAAGGTGTCATGGATCCTGCGTTTGAAAAGGCGGCATTTGCGCTGAAAAAAGTAGGTGATCTCTCTGGTGTTGTGAAATCGAATTTTGGTTATCACATTATTAAGTTAGATGCAATGAAACCTGCTCAAGTGAAACCTTTCACAGCCATTAAAGATGATGTGATTGCATCTATTCGCGATGAACGGGCTCTTGATCGCTTTTATCAATTACAGAATGACCTTGAGAAAGTCGCTTTTGAAAGCCCTGATTCTCTGGATGAAGCCGCCAAAGCTATTCAAGAGAAAGTGCATACCACTGATTTTGTGTCATTGACGGATTTACCAGAGATTCTGCGTGCAGCACCTGTTCAGAAAGCACTGAATAATCCAGAAGTCAAAAATGAAGGGTTGAATTCTTCTGTGGTTGAAGTCGCGCCTGAAGATGTTGTGGTTGTTCGTATTGAAGATAGCCGCCCAGAAACACTGTTGCCTTTCGATACCGTGAAAGCACAGGTTGTTGAGGCTCTGTCTCAAGTTAAGGCTGAGCAGCAAACAGAAGCGATTGCTGAGAAAGTGCTGGCTGGTTTAAAACAGGGGGATATGACAGCGCTTAAGAAAAATCAGCTCAAGTTTGGTGAATTAACCATGATTGATCGAAGTTCACCGCTGGCACGGTCAGTCTTTGCTATGCAAAAACCACAAGATGGTCAGGCTGTTTATGGACAGACAAAAGATCGTCAAGGCAACATTGTGTTAGTTGAGTTAACGAAGGTTGAATCGACAACGGATAAGCAATTAACGCAACAATTGGCTGTCCAAATGCAACGTTTGAATCGTCAACAGGATCTCACCGGCCTCTTAAATATCTTAAGAGAGCAAGCCGACATCAAGTATTACATTGCGACGCAGTGA
- a CDS encoding ComEA family DNA-binding protein → MLKLLLLSVLSVVCLPLQTVYAATGEPASVTPLESQANIVNINSATAEELATVLSGIGLKKAQALVNYREEHGPFAQVEDVTAVKGIGMSLVERNRSRISL, encoded by the coding sequence ATGCTTAAATTATTACTTCTTTCTGTACTTTCAGTTGTGTGTCTGCCACTACAAACGGTTTATGCTGCGACTGGTGAGCCAGCTTCTGTTACACCTTTGGAAAGTCAGGCCAATATTGTCAATATCAACAGTGCAACAGCGGAAGAACTTGCCACAGTGCTCAGCGGTATTGGTTTGAAAAAAGCACAGGCTCTCGTTAACTATCGAGAAGAACATGGGCCATTTGCTCAAGTAGAGGATGTGACAGCAGTCAAAGGGATCGGTATGTCGCTTGTTGAGAGGAACCGTAGTCGAATCAGCTTATAG